TTTATCGTGATCCTCATTAGCTTCAACTCAAAAACTTAATGAAGTCAGTTAAATCCCATGCTAATACCGCGACAATTTACTCAGCAGTGAGTCCTTTAGAACAGGACCCGAGACATCAGGCTGCTCACAGGTTACATCCAAGGTAAAATTGCTACGAAATgtaatcttgaaatttgaaattctctCGTCAAAAGCATACATTTTGCTTACCTTCCAAAACATTTAGCTGGAAGACTGCATCCAGGCCAGATTTAATGTCTGCAGGATCAACTGTGTCTACATTGGAGGTAATTGAAGCAAATTCAAGGATTGAAGCTGCCTTTCTCTGTAGAGTTAATGATGACGTcttcaaaatctcaaaaaggCGAGAAATGACAGCAGAGTCTATCATTTGCACCCTGCAGTTTATTTTGAGGCATGCAAAAAGTAAATGCACTCATTCAAACAGATTCCACCAGGCACCAATACAAGCAATATAATCTGAAACCAACACCATATTGGATCCGGATAACAATGCATTTGCAAAATCTCACTTCCAGTCCAAAGAACAATGAAAATTCATACCTTACTTgtataaattgaaaatatcacATTAGTTTCTTTGCTTGAGAGATAGAGAATCTCGAACTCCTCAAACTTCTCATTTATCCACATTTATGTGTGCATACATGAATGCCTAGTCCAGAGTAGAAGCTTATCCAAAACCAGCAATACTTGTTATGCATTGTGCATCGACCCATCTTACAGTCAAATATAGCTACATCAAAAAGTGAATCGACAAGAGACTAAGAATCCCAATTAGTCCCATATTGCCTACGTTTCCCTGTCAAGATATATGTCTCCACCGGACACTATATATATACGAGTGAAAAATGGAGATCATCAGTATAGCATTGTTCCCCATCAAACTGATATGGGAGGCCATAGGCAAAGAAGAATAAGCAGTGAGACAGGATGCATAAGAACATGAAGAAGAACAAAGCCAggctaagaagaagaagatggcaaATCAACTATGGAGTAGTTGTCAGTTTTAGGCAAGCTGAGCATAAGACCACTGGGTGCAGTAGCAGCAGTCGCCAGATTCAGACTAGGAGACATATCCAGACAGTTGCAAAAGGAGCATGTAAAGTAACTGACTACTAAACTTCctacccttttcctttttttcttttgctggtCCCATTATACTTTTTCATTGGACAGGCAGTCCATGCCAGATTCTAGGGGGGTTTTTCTAGTTTATCTGCTCCAAAACATACTTTTTGTAGGAACCCAGTGCTTAATTAGATTTAACAAAGCTATTATAAATATTGAGAGTAAAAGAAGACACTTTAGAATTCATTTCACACATTTTAGAATCTAAGTATCGCAAGCACCACACAAATCTCAGGTCATGCAACATTCGTTTAGTATACAAACTTGGCAAAGCTTACTCGGTTAACacatgaaaatgaagatttcGTTCATTTCAGATCTTCGTGAAATTCATGTGCTGTATTTGGCGTTTAATACTTGAATTAATCAGTGTAATTTTCTGATGACATAAAAGTCACAGGATTAAAGGGCGATAATTTTGACAACATAGGAGTAACACAACATACATGAAATAAGAAGTATATACCAAGTAATAACTGATTAAGAATGATGAAGAGGCAAAATTGTCTAGTTAGGGAGATCAGACTGAGTACCTTGAATTTGTTGTTGATATGGAATCCTCAGAGCTCACCCCAGTAAACCCATTAGCAGCATCAGATCTACTAACTGAATCAGAACTTCCTTTTGATCCATTAACTGGTCCATCATAAAACTGAAGCATACCGGTAAAGATAGTCAGAATGTCGTTCTTTGACAAAGACCAATCTTGAACGAAAAACAAGAACATAAGGACAGGACAAGTGACCTTGGATCTCATCTCTTTGGTGGGATCTAAAATCCTGGTAAGTAAATCCAGTGTCTGCCCATAAGAATAGAAGGTTATAGAAACGAAAAATTTCAGCAATTTAGGAAAAGAGGCAGATAAGTATATGAAACTAAATAGCTAATGAAACCTTGTCCAACAGGGTATCAGAGATTTCTTTCTGCTTCAGAGTATTGATCAAAGGACGCAAAGCACCTTCAGCTTCAATGATCTGGCAAACACCATTGCTGCACCAGAAAATAACcaacatgaaaattgaaaatagatATAAGATGAAAAGATGTAAAAGAGGAAAATGCTGCTAAATCCAAATACTAAGTGGAAAGTGGCTGACAAACCACTTTAGATATCATAGACCACATGTAAGCAAACATGATAACATAAAACCGAAACAGTGAAGAAAGATCTAAAAATCTAAAGCCCAAACCCATTATTTTCCAGCTGGATGGAAAAAGGGAGGGTATCTGAACTCATGCCGAATTAATCAATAACCAACATCAAAGAAGGCAAGTGCAAACTATCAACGAGCCTCCTCCGAATTTATAatgcaaaagaagcaaaagtgTGGAGCACTCCATGTTGTAGTTTTCAACCCTACCTTAAGTTCTTAAAAACAATTCAATCGGCAGAGAGACCAACTTTCAAGTGAGTATCTTTCTCCAAAGTTCTCACCTCAAACATTATACTACCATCATCTTTCTAATATTAAacgatttctttttctaaagagAGAAGGATACATCAAAATATCTTGGACAATTGCTAGATACATGTAAAATGAAACCTGTCACAATGAGTTAAGGGCCTTGAAACATATAGAGGTGCATGTTACCTGAGGGACAATCTCTCAAGAGCATGGGTCGAAGCTATTTTTATAGCATCATTATCCCACTCTAAAAGCTTCACCAGATGCTTGATAGCACCAGCTTCTTTGAATGAGATGCGCATATATTCATTGATAGATGCATCAGCAATGGACTCAGCAGCTCTTGTTATCGCAGACTCGTCTTCAAGTCCAAGAATTAAAATAAGCCGAGCTACACCATCCACACACGGCAAAAGTGTTAACCTCCCACCAGAAGAATTCTCAGGTTGGGATTGCCTTTCCTCTTCTACTTCAATAGCCCCAATTCTGGCAAGAAATTGTTGATGAGTCCGTCCAACTATCGCATTCATTCTAACTTCCTCAACATTCAGGTTTTCTCCATTTACATTTAATCCAAGCAGTAATTCAGAGGCACCGAACCTTGAAGGGCCCTTAGAAGTCTTTTCAATCTCTGTACCATCAGGCAAGCTAGGCCAAGAATGCAAAGATGGCCTATAGGATTTATATGCATGTGCACCGACCATGGGAACAGGAACAACACCCTCTTCAATAATTAGAATTCGATAGTAATCGTTCTTAGCAAGTTCCAACAACGTGCTTTTCGCTTCCTTCCTGATGACTTTGGATCCCTCCACATCAGGCTTTAAAAGAGCCTTTGCCTGGAATGCACCAAATAGATTAGCCTCTTGTGAAGGAAGACCAAAAGTCAAAGTTATCATCATTCAGATAAAGAAGAGCAAAAAATTCCACTCGACTGACATGCTTATACACTGACAGACTTAGCCCACTTCATGACAGATGATCATCTAACAGACTCCAAAAAGTCCAGCAGTTTAGTATCTCTCAATCAGTTTCTCTCGGCATGAAAACCAAAGAGAATACAGGTCAATATTGCTCCAAGCCTCCTAGGGTCACCATACTTATTCATTGTAACACTGACacaagacatattttaatacATGTAAAGCATGTTTCAATGCACATAACACGATGACGACAAGAAAATGCTCCACagattaaaaaaagaggaaaattattCATGAATACGCAAGCAGGTGTGTATCAAGTATTCAATCAGAAGCACTGTTTCAAAGTATGTCAGAATAATAGCATTGTACAAGTCAACATTTTTTTCGGTACATCTCAATGCTGAGTGGCAAGAACTTGAGACCATGCACTACTAAATTATTAATAGtttgaaaaagatgaaatttcttGAATAAATTTAGTCCAACGCTATTAATTTTGGTTCAAAGGTGACCTTTTTCAAGTTCGTTTTGCATTAGATATTTGGTCTGACATGTAAAGtgccattaaattttttagcaCTATCAATTAATCATTGCTCAAGGAACCATGCAATTAAAGGAAGCCTCACCAATTTTGGGATGACACCATATTCAACCATGATTTCATGATTTGATTCACTTAGCGCCAAAGTAGATAATACCCCTCCTGCTGCCTCCTTCACTTTTATGTCCTCATCATCCAGGGATTTAATTATTAATGGCAAGACCTCAGAGTTCGCAATCTTCAATCTGAAGTTCTCATCCACTGCCAGGTTCCACAAAGTACACAAACATTGCTCTTTTACCTGCAGAAATTAGTTCATAAAATGCCTTAATTTCTCCTTCCAAGACCCATATACTCAGTGGAGAGAAATTCTGCCAATAGATACCTCTGCCTATACCTCGGGAGTCAGAGAAGGCCGACTTAGCAAACCAGTTATCTCCTCCATGGCTCCCGCTCCAGCCACTGACTCTCTATATATATTTACAGATGATATTGATCTCAGAAGTCCTGCAGCTGCTTCACATGCTGAAGTTGAGTCTGATGTAAGAAGATTCACTGTTAGATTTATGCACCCCTGAAATTGCATAATGGCATCGATCTGCTTCTTCCCTCCCAGTGAGTATTTCCAGAGTGCCACTACTGCCTGTTCCCTGTCAAGAGGATCTTGGTCTAGCCCAAGCATCCGCACGAACAAGGCTACATAACCATCACCGACACTGGAATTGCTACCATCTTTTTCCTCAATGTTCTGGATCTCAAGCAACAAGACAAGAACAATTGTGAACCAAATAGGATAGCGCAATGTACGATACGAGGAGGAAGATGATATGTCCAGTAACAATCATATCTCTTTCAAATTCCTCTTGCCTGATAATTAGGTGAAGGAAGATACATATGCAGGGAAGAACAACAAGAGAGAGACAAGAAACCACAACCCTCAGCAACTAACCTCACTGTCGTTGATGTAAACAAGCACATTAGACATCATATCAACAGAAAGAATGCACTAAAATCACTGCACATTCCAATGCATTTCCCTGACATTTTGAATGGGCCCATCCTAATTCCAAAGCAAAATGCAAAACAAGCAATGTATTCTCCGAGAGAGCTAAATCATTACCTCAAAGAACCTACACAAAACCATGTATAAACAGTAGAAACATAAGACATGAGCGCCTTTGCACTTTCATTACTATTAAACATAACGGCATGCCCGTAACGTCCCTGTTCCTCATTTCaataaacaatgaaaagaaaaacgcGTATCCATCAACAAATGGCAGCTCAAATTGTTAAATCAACAGAATGAAGAACAACTGCCAACTCCCTATGTGCGACGACGGCAAAATATCCTCTTCTCTTCCCAAATGCGAAAACAGAGACAATCCCACATCCCCTAACtcaaccataaaaaaaaccctCCCAAGGAAAATGCACCCACACGACCCATATAAAATAACCCAGTACGCCTAAATTAACCAcgaccaaaacaaaagaaaacttgaaaacttttaaaaaaaaaaaaaaaacgcagcAGAAACGGAGAGAGGCCACGTGAGAAAGGGAACTCACGGAAGACGCGGACTGGTGCGTGGAAGCGTCGACGGcgcctccgccgtcgccacTGACCCGGGCGAGAAACGAACTGTCGGCATCGAATTTAGTACCGACCagcgtcctcctcctcctcctcctggtTCCGGTGCTCGGGAATCGAACGGCCTCGGGACGAGAGCTCGGAAGAACGGTCTGCCGGAGACGGCGAGGGGTGAAGCTGAAGTGGGTCGAGATGGTGGCAGCCATCGCTGCGGCTGGAGAAGATGTCCGTGGACTCGCAGTTGATTGAGTAGAGAGACTCTGGACTCGGTTCGTACCAAGAAGGAGACGGAAAGATATTTCGCGCTGCTAGCGTTTTCTCGCTCGAGGGCTGACCCATTGAACCTTGGGCTTTGTAGGAATCTACTAGAAgagtctcttcttctttttctttttccaaaaaaaaaaaaaatactgttatttttaaagttaatatcacaaaaaaatcaaaaatcccaaattgatatgcgtgtaataaaattatccaaaactAACTTTTTGAtctcaaaaatcttaaacttgtaccaatttgaaaaattttgtgctattaaattttatttttattgacgataattaatatatatatatagtgctTAAGTTGATTTTTGTCCAATGTGCAATAAATTGCGTGACTCTTGaagtgaaattgacaaaaatatcagGATAGCAAATGCATTGATGTCGAAATTGTACATGATGATCCTATGTTAATTTAATGTGCTTCGAGTCATTCATGcacttcaaaattattttttgtgtaaTTTATCAAACTAAATAAGTAGTGTCTCGAACTTTTTAAAGATGTCTCGGTATGATaaatttttgctaaaaaaattaatgaaaaagattGCACTCGATGTATATCTACTCATCTCATTGATACGGTTAAGAAGTACCTTTTAATAAATAGATTGTCGCAAAATAGCAAACATTTTAGGACCAGCAGTAAAAAAATATGCTACATCATATATCTGttgattttttccttccaaatgcTTTTTAAAAGATTGTCAAAAAATGGTAGAAGTTCAACTTGGAATTTCACTTTCTCCTTTAAATAAAGTTTGAATATATCCATACATATTTTTGTCAATACGTTGAATAATCGAGTGTTCTATTTGAATATAGTTTTCTTCAAATTCCTATTCTATCAATTGCATTTCCAATCGGCGAATTACAAATATAAATACCACTTACTTTTACATTATTACAATCGATCTGGTCATCTAGATATTGTAAACATTACGCTTGAGctctaattaaaaaaagtaaaaaaaaaaaagaacaaattccatCCCCAACTCAAGCAAAAACACGCCATTCcccaatttaacaaaaacgtaaatgtgattttttttgtcgaatAAACAAAAGTTCATACTTGAAATTCATGTATTTGAATTAACTCATAGAGTTACCTAATGATTACGGATTGGCACGTGGTTTAAACACATAATTGGAACGATTCGATGTTTAAATCACCAAAAAGGGTGGGTTCATAATCATATAGATAAATTCTAGTATGGGCAACTTGCACTCACAAATCGATAACTGCAAATAAACAATCTTAAAATATAACCGCTATAAATAAACGGAATAATAATTGTTTTAGTccccaataataataattacgGGTCAATGCGTGGCAGGCCATTAGGATTCTGACTCGTGTCATATTAAGTTCATGAAATCAGCAAAGAATTTCTTAGATTTGTGGTTAATATACCCTctgaaaaattagattaataccacaaaaaaatcacaaaaattataaactgggACAAACaaagtgtaaaatcccaaattaatatattggTCAATTGTCATgtattatttaactttataatttaacaagaaaatttaactaaaactaacagagggtaaatttgtcacaagtgtaccagtttaaggtaaatttgtcaaaggtataccaatttggggtttttggtggtcaaaaaactAGTTTGGAGcaaatttatcacaggtgtaccagtttggggtttttcaaggtattaaccatttttctaattcacttcatcttcttcttataTGTATCTTTGATTCGTGTTAAAGCCTCATGACTCCTTTTGTAGTTATTTGTTCAcccaattttataaaataacgATCCATTTAATCATTTAGACATTGCAAAAATTATGCTTAGGCTCTAATCACACGAGAACAAGTTCCAAAAAGACAAATTCCACCTTCAGCTCAAGCCAATATGCCCAAATGCGCCATTCcgcaatttaacaaaaatataaatgttaTCTTTATTGTTGTATAAACAAAAGTATAtatttgaaattatatatatgaaatcCCTATTTTTGAATTAACTCGTAGAGTTGCTTAATGATTATTGGATAAATCGGAAAATGGTTCAAACACACATGAGTGCGAAGTCCCACTCTATGAAGTACAAAAGATTGGATGTATAAGTCGCCAAAAGGGCTGGgttcatattttaattatgcaaCATATAATATAGATAAGTCCTAGCGAGGGCAAATTGCACTAAAAAATCGATAactataaataaacaaatttagaATATGATCGtcataaataaacaaaacagTAACTGTAATCGTACTTCAAGCGTAAGAATGCTGCTTTCTATATCTAAAACAAATGCTCTTGATTTCTCTACATTCATGGATCATAATAGTctccaataataataaattatggaCCCGTGTTTAACTACCCATCAGAATTGTGTGTTCTATTAAGTTCTTGAAACGAGTAAAGTATTTCATAGATTTCAGTTCACCTTATAGAAGTGGAACTattgtcataaaaagaaatttaccTACATTGATCTCTATTATAAACCTAAGAACCTAAGTAGCATTGACACTGACACGTGACACGATATGACACGATATGCCGGCACATtgtttctaaaaaaacaaataattttaacATATTGAGATGCGTTGTGgactaaattataaataataaatgatcattttatgattatttcaatcaaattaatttgatttaaattcataaataataataaaagcatagaacgaatttacactaaaaatattaatccatcatttgctaatatcattcattgtttcaatttgataatttcaactccattctaataattcataaaacttggagaaaaaaataagcaatttacATTATGGATTCATGTGTAGATGTGttggaagagaaaggaaaaaaaaactcaaggaTGAATTGTATATCACAGGAAATGAAAGGCTGAAAAGAATAGAATATTACGTTTTTCCTTTcctaatttattattattttttttcacatatatattttgacccattatttattgaaaattattaaaattgatctcaccatattagaaattcacatgtcTAAATTTTGACTCAAGTGTTACGAAATGTTGGGAAAATTGACtagatattgaattttttgataCGTTATTGTCGGAGAGTATTCAACACGTgtcaaaatgtttgaaatgaCACGAAAGcttttaggctgcgtttggtagtcCAGATTTGAGTCtggataggataatttgttatcctatccaatgtttgggaatgtccacCGGATCGGACAAACCCGGATACATCCGGATAAAATGCCGGATAAAAATCCGGGAGGGGGTGGGATAAGCCCGGATtggataagaatttttttaaggaaagaaagaacttaacaaaaagagaagatatcataagcatctacatcaaatggatgcctctgtctctcctcttcttccacttcttctcccaTCTTCGCATCTCGCCATTTTCAATggtggccacaattcctagatctagggcTTTTCCATggcatttaattaattgaattttctattttttaattttataatttaattgaatatcatatttattttttaatcttatcctgAAGTGCGccaaacacttgataggattaGATATATCCACCTTTATTATCCAGGGGATTTAATATCctactttatcctatcctatcccgATTATTATCCCGACGACCAAACGTAGGGTATCGGTGCTTCCTAACTAAGAACTAGCGTGGGCGCTTCCATTGTACTCGACACACTTCATatatctgatttttttaataacaacaCATGAACTTAATTCTTCACAAAGGAGAAGTTATCTGGTGAATGTTCCACGTACAAAACGCACTTTAGACTGTTTACAATGATTGGTTCCACACGACCGTATAGATAGCCGTCAACTTGTTAATGTACAATACACTGCTCACCCCACAATTATTCATATTGTAGCATAAAGTCTTCGTAGCTAATTCTGCGAAACTACCACATAATTTATGTGATGAAACAATTTGTAAAGCTAATTCTATGTCTTAAGACAGAACACACGTTATGAGACGATGAGTATGACTTCGCACATGGGCTCTAGCTAAGACCAGCCCGCCCTTATATGAAAACCCATCAAAAGGAATTTTAGAGTCACGGGGCACACTACCTAAAAGGCACGGTTCCAAAGGCATTTGGAATCATAAAAACAGTTCCATAAAGCTAAAGCAAAACTCTGAGACCCATTCATAAGCATCGAATATTCTCACCGCATATTTAACTTTTGAATCGTGTGGTTTACCTTTAAGGAGAAGGGAAAACGAAGAAACGGACAATAACAGAGAAAAGTCAAGAGAAAGTGGAGTAGGTGAACGGCGAACCCAATCAATCTCGCTCTCGCCTAATTCCATGCTCTCATTCGCTATTACCTCCAAGAAGGCTTGAAAAGTCCTTGAAAAATCCCTCCTTTTCACCCCTTTTTCAAAAGACGTGGTACTCTCCAATTCGCTACCAGTAAACGTCACGGACTTGTCCCAACAAAACACAAGCAAAAGGCAATTGCGCTGTGGCTCAATGAGGGCTCCACCGTTGGTTTCCTAATTCGACtttgaaacaacaaaagacatCACCTACCACATAGCAAAAGTAACAAAGTCACCTAATTATGCGTCCGCTACATTCATTTCAAAGCAAGTGTTGACAAGTTCAAACTTCTGACTTTACCCCACACCTTGGACCATGATCCAGAGGATACAGCCTAATTctcgaaagaaaaaagagggtaCTATCAAAAGAATCATGTTAAAGAATGTTCCCAAGACATTTATTAAGTTACATAATTTGGAATAATCCAACCTCCAATGCTTGATTGTGCATGAAACAAAGACAATCAGTGCAATTGAGATCATAAATTTTCCTTAACTAGTTGCTTAACAAGTGCCTCTCGCCAGCAAAATCACCACCgaaatttatattctcaaggcgcatctcaaattcaactaaataaataaaagagcaaaacaaaacaaaagatagAAAACTGAGAGGTACGAAAAGCCTATTTTCACTTCTCAAACATTATTCTATCTA
The nucleotide sequence above comes from Eucalyptus grandis isolate ANBG69807.140 chromosome 2, ASM1654582v1, whole genome shotgun sequence. Encoded proteins:
- the LOC104433219 gene encoding protein CELLULOSE SYNTHASE INTERACTIVE 3; translation: MAATISTHFSFTPRRLRQTVLPSSRPEAVRFPSTGTRRRRRRTLVGTKFDADSSFLARVSGDGGGAVDASTHQSASSNIEEKDGSNSSVGDGYVALFVRMLGLDQDPLDREQAVVALWKYSLGGKKQIDAIMQFQGCINLTVNLLTSDSTSACEAAAGLLRSISSVNIYRESVAGAGAMEEITGLLSRPSLTPEVKEQCLCTLWNLAVDENFRLKIANSEVLPLIIKSLDDEDIKVKEAAGGVLSTLALSESNHEIMVEYGVIPKLAKALLKPDVEGSKVIRKEAKSTLLELAKNDYYRILIIEEGVVPVPMVGAHAYKSYRPSLHSWPSLPDGTEIEKTSKGPSRFGASELLLGLNVNGENLNVEEVRMNAIVGRTHQQFLARIGAIEVEEERQSQPENSSGGRLTLLPCVDGVARLILILGLEDESAITRAAESIADASINEYMRISFKEAGAIKHLVKLLEWDNDAIKIASTHALERLSLSNGVCQIIEAEGALRPLINTLKQKEISDTLLDKTLDLLTRILDPTKEMRSKFYDGPVNGSKGSSDSVSRSDAANGFTGVSSEDSISTTNSRVQMIDSAVISRLFEILKTSSLTLQRKAASILEFASITSNVDTVDPADIKSGLDAVFQLNVLEDTESDVEGEQPEQYALEVEEAGLTISAASRLLTKLLDSDHFCKSVDSSHFTDLLRKVLKSNIPVHCKDWVAACLVKLSSLSGFSKYFENPINVEVTLYETIPRLIEQLKASFSPEAQEVAAVELNRIISEGVVDSTRAVASGGGIFPLVNLLEEGTERASEAALSILYNLSMDSENHPAIIAAGAVPALRRIILAQRPQWTRALQLLRTLPV